CTTACAGCTGAAACTAACACAATCCTTCATACATCAACAACAACTGATTTATACCAAATCACAACTAAATACTCAAAAGGCTGATAGTAACTTACTATAATTCGTCCCTCGATCCTTATATCCTTCTGCTCAAACAACCAGATTTGAATCTTAGCTTTCTGCAAACACAAACAGAAACAAAACATTAGGAAGACACTCAAAACCAAAAAGCTTCCAAAACAAATAAACAGAAACAGAAATCACTTGTATAACTTACACTTTGCAGAAACCGAAAGATAAGATTCTGGCGCCACGAGCATCCCCCAAACACAAAAACATAGAAACAAGTTAGAATATGTAAAGAgataataaaacacaaaagaaagGAGTAACAAGTAAGGGTTTAAAGATCCATACAATAGGTTGGGTCATAATCCTCTGAACTTTGGTGGTCGCCATGGCTGCAAATTCTACCACAAACAATGTTGAACGAAAACCCAGacagaaaccctaattacacAATAAAAATTCAAACAAGCGATTAGTTCCTCGTCAAAGCAGATCTCAAACAAATATCGATTATAAAACAGCAAGAAGTGAGGATTTACCTAGTTACTGCTTCGATGAAGGAGGAGGAATGGTGCCGCTTTTGGGGCTGCTACAGTGATTTTGTGAGCGAGGGTTCAGTTTCTCTCGGTTTAGGGTTTAAGCTCCTTTGGGATGGTAGTTTAGATTTTAGAGACTGAGAGAAGAATAGAGAACCAAATAATATATAAACGGGTGCTAGGTTCCTGGGTTTGGATATATACCCACGTTAAGGGGACAGCTCCGGATTTGACAGGGTAAGTCCGAATTTGTAACCGGTTTGGATGTCACTCCAGATGTTTTTTTGACTTCTGGAAGCAGAAAAGTCGGAAGCTAATTTAGGTATAAAGTTTCCGaataacttttgaaaagtagaaaaattaattttttgtggGCCGGAGAAGCGGAAGCACTTATACTTCTGGCACCCAAAGCTATAAGTATCTGACTTGGACAGAGTTAAATTTAGATCGTTTGATATTCATTTTGTGATGCACGAATTGACGTCTAATTCGGCTCATAATACTTGCCCGAGAACTTACATATTTGGGTTAAATTTATAAAGTCAAGTTTAGATGAGTGAAAAACCACATGTAAGTCTCGGACCAAGTTCATGTCCCTAAGACCTtatttgtttgcagctgactcggcgtctgggtcTGAATCAACCTCTGACTcgcaccgagtcagcagtcagaccgtttgttttatattttgagtCAAATCTGACTCGATCTGACTAGAGAAAATTCACATATGCCTAGTTGAAAACGTAGAGGAATTCACAAGACTTGAGCAACACCTATCAGGTTTGGATGAAAAAGCCTTGGTAGCTTCTTCTAAAAATGAACATCTTTCAACAGAAATGTCTTACAAACATTTTTCCAACTAGAGATCTAACACTTCTTCAAAGGCTCAATGCAAGCTACAATCATATTAAACATTTTCTTTTGCGTCTTCTTTTGTGTTTCTGCCAAGTGGGTTCTTACAACTAGGCTGAGTAAGATGTGCAATTGACTGCTAAAACAAAGTGACTAGAGCATGTTATAACTACTATCATAGTTTTTCTCAATACATCAAAGCCAAAATAAATTTCAACTGTGCAGTTGAATCTACTTCCTGGAAATTAGACTTCAACTTGATCACCAAAATCAATATGAACTACACAAAATCAAAAGAATGGAATTCGAAAACCGGAAAACGTACCATATGCTTCCTCTGAATTTCAAAGTAAAAGGACCAGTCTCCAATGGAGAATCAAAATGGCTATCAACTTTATGTCTCCCTTTACCACTTTGATCCAATAGTTTGAATTcaaacaatgctctaacatcagTATTAGGGCTTaataataacacaataaatacagaCACGAACTCCTTGTGAGCTAAACAATGCTcaaacaatgctctaacatcagTATTAGGGCTTaataataacacaataaatacagaCACGAACCCCATTCATACTCACCAGCAGTGAATCCTGAACTTTTGATAAATTTCCCAACTCACATTCCCTTTGCTAGGGAATACCCTTTAATCACATACTCATGAGAACCATTCACAGTCTCGTTTATCGACTTTGAAGATGTATCGATAATACTAGACTTCAAATATTTTGGCTTTGTTGTTGCAGTACCCATTGATCTTTAGATATTGAAAATGTAAAGTTGAACTTaacaatatcttcttcttccagaccTCTTGTGGGAATTACTGTAATACCTTATATTTCCAAAGCCTAAACTCTTTTGACGTTCAATCTCATAGAAGAACAAAAACACATTCAGGAAAAAGTAGACTTTAGGATTTTCAACTTTTTGATTGCACAAAGGAAAGTAAAGTGATACTCACTTACTCAGTACTGGAAAAAATTACTTTATGTGTAGCGTCAACAATCATTGATGCATACCGTTGATTCTCCTTGAGATTGTAACCAGTAGAAAAATCAAACAGGAACTTGGAACACCTTCAGTacggaaaaagaaagaaaaatattgtATCGTTGTGATGTTATTATGCTTCCCAAACCACCATATTATATTAAACAAGATAAGGCTCCAAAATGACATAGCCAGACAGTCAACAGAAGACTTGACTTTGTTTTTATCATAGACAGTCAGTCAGTCAGTCGGCTCATAGAGAGGTAGGTGCATTAGCCGTTAAGCTTAAACTTTATTGTACATGTTGATGTTTTCACAGTCGTTCACTCTCGCAGCACAACAGAAAGTACTTAACCACAAACTCAGAACAACTTGAAACTAGTCCTCTGAGACCGGTATtagtgttgctgttgctgctgtttccgttcttttttctgttaaatatatgGCTTGATTCTTTATCCACCTCAGCTACTATCTCCAACAGCTCTAACAGCAGCGAGGGACAACTCTCCTCCAAATATGCAAACCCTTCAGATTGCATCACCGCTACACATGAAACGTTGATGGATAAAAACATAACATATTAGTCTATACAGAATTTTTATTAACTTATGAACTTTGAATACAACACTCACCTCCTAAATTTTCTGGTCTAGCCGCAAAGTTTAGGCACACAGTTTTTAGTTGCATGCAATGGTGTTGTTCTGCTAAAGCCAGTGTTATTGCCACAGTGTTTGCGACAACTTCTTCACATAACTTTGCCTCACAAATGAGTTTCAATCGAGCAAGATCAAAGCGATCTGCTGCAGCTAAGAGATGCTGGACAACTACGGTTGAGGTGCAATGAGGATCTGAATCAAAAAGTTCGTGTGCTTCGGGAAATTCATCTGAGTACAGAAACAGCAACATGGCCTGCAACATAAACTATTTGCACTGATAAATCTATACATAGATGAGGTCTTCGAGTTTTTGCATGAATCTAAGGCATGAAACAAAGAGAAAAAATGTTTTCACCCTTGCAGCTATCTAAATTATTTCACTTGGTACATCTATATTACGATGGTAGAAGCTAATACATTCGAAAGCAATAGAGATTGGATTGATAGTGCAAGCATTTAAAAACATCGAGAGATCAAAAGCAATACCTTGAATGCAATGGGATCAACATCCAGGATTTCCCACTAGTCCAAAAAATTGAGCTTTAAATACAGGTGACCGAGTTGCAACAACCAACTTATGGGCCTTGAATAACTTATCGCCAACTTGAAAAGTTACATCAGAACCAGTAGCAGATTCGAGCAAACtcttgaaacttggaatcataTCTGATGGAGGTACGGGAATGGCATAATGTTTCCTCCCTTCAACACGAGTTCCCACTACACCAACCGTGCAATGGATGACTAGACATTCATCTTTGAGATAATTTGAACTTTCCAAAACCGACCTCTTAAGATACTACGGAAATCTCCTGTAATATAATAAATCGATATACAAACATCATGTGTGCACCAGGCAGTCCACGACAGTAATTTATTTTCAACTACAGCGATCCCCTGTAATGTAATAGATTGAttgcaaaaaaaaacaattccATTCACCATCTCTAACAAGCGAAACTGAAAGATTCAGATATACTTCATAGTTCCCTCACATATATGTCGTTGCAAAGTGAGAGGAATTCACAGGACTCGAGTAACACCTATCCTCAAGTTTGAAAGAAACTATCGACTTTGCAACTTCTTCTGAAAGGGAACATCTGTCAACATAAATGTCTAACAGATATTTACCCAACTAGAGATCTAACACTGCTCCAAAGTCTCAATGCAAGCTACAGTCACATTTAGATTTTTTTCTAAAATACTATGTCATTCTTTCTCATTCACATTACAGAATTTGTACCAGATAAAAAGCATAGCAATCAAGTGTGTCTTTTTTGGTGTTTTAGCACAGTGGGCTTGTaatgtaatgttttttttttatcggtcAATACTAAAATTCATTGAAAAAAGGTACTTAGGGGTACCTCAACCCAATAAATACAACCGAAAACCGAAAGGGAATTCGGTCACCGCTAAAAATACAAAGTATAAATCCCACGATCTTAGTTTTGAAAATCCAAATCAATGAGAATGATAAAAATTTCTATCCCACAATGCTATCACCGTGTTGGCCGTTAATCCTAACATTTTAGTGTTAGACTCCGCCCAAAAGAAAGCTTGAATCTTGATATCTCTAATTAAACttgccaaatttttctttttgttgttgaagattctaGCATTTCTTTcgttccaaatgcaccaccatatAGCTACCGGTAAATTGTTCCAAATGCGATTAAGACGCTCATCACCCCATTCATGCTTCCAAGTTTTTATAGTTGTGGCGATATTAGTGTTGTAGTTCCATTGGAAGCTACATCCTTCGGCAAAGTATGTCCAAATTCTCTTAGTTCTCCAACAACCGTAAAACAAATGAGCACTAGTTTCATCTTGCTCCTCACAAAACCGGCACAACCTATTCACATTAATACCCCTTCTACTTAATTCATCGGTCGTCATCAATCTTTCATGATAAAGAAGCCAAAGAAAGAAATTTATCTTACATGGGTATGACCGACTCCAAATAACCTCATTCGGGAATTTTATGTCCCCAGTTTCCATAAGCGAGGTAACCCCATTCTTGACCGTGTAAGTATCCGTCGTACtatttcatcaactatccatAATCTGGAATCTAAAGCTCCTTCTTGGATATTCACCGTATCTAGTAACGTGTTTATGGAGACAGTCTCCCTCATTATGGTTTGAGAATACCTCCTTCGAGTCATAAACTTCCATTTGATTCCGTTACTCGAGATCTCATATAAACGAGCTACAATGCACCCCTTGGTTCTTGAAGCTTCAAAAGCTTGTAATGTAATGTTGAATGTATGCAATGAGGCTAAGTAAGATGTTCCATTCTTGACCCCCGTATATATCACTTAACCAATTAGTCCAATGTTTACAGCTAACACGAAAGTGATTAATGTTGTaatatcctaaaaaaaaaatttatacataGCAAAAATAAGTTTCAAAAATTGATTCCACTAACCAAACAAAATTATATGAACTACAAAAACTACATGCAAGAATTCAAAAATCGGATCATTATTACAAGTAATTGGAAAACGTACCAGCTTCCTTTGGATTTCAAAGTAAAAGGACCAGTCTCTAATGGAGAATCAAAAAGGCTATCAACTTTATGCTTCCCTTTGTTAACGCAGAATATAGATGGTGTAACTTAGGACTACTCTGTCATCTATATACCGTATTGTATCTTAGTGTATCTCTTTGTTTACTTGCCTAAAGGGCTACTGTGTAACTCTTGATTAATATAAATACATGTCCTCAAACCCTGTTTAGGGTTAAGAGTGATCAAAACCTATTATGGTATAGAGCCATTAGGgccgtctctttttttttccctctAAAAAACAACCCTAGCAGCCATGTCTACCGAATCCTCTACACAATCCTCTACTACCTCATTCGTCCTCTCTTCTGTGTCTACAAGTTCTTCTCCTCTCAAGCTTAAACCTTCCTACATCTCCTTCAaacttgatgaaaccaattacatACAATGGCGTCGTCAAGTAGTTCCAATTCTACGTTCCCATGATCTCTACAGTCATGTGGATCCTGAGGTTGAATCTCCAACTCATTTTCTACCCGGTTCATCTACTGAAAGTCCTCCCCCAAACCCTAAGTATCTCCCATAGTTTCAAATTGATACATATCTTCTTAGCTGGCTCCAAGCTACCCTAACTCAGTCAGTTTTTGCTTATATACCTGATTTTACCTATGCTCGTGAACTATGTCAATACTTAGCCAATACCTATACAGCTCCAACTGCTGCTCGTTCTCTTCAACTGCGTCATCAGCTGCAAACACTTCAAAGAGACAATCTCTCCATCTCTGCATATCTTGCCAAAATCACTTCCATCAGAGACTCTCTTTTGACTTCATCATCTCCTTTAAGTGATGTTGAAATTGTTCTTAATACCCTTAGAGGTTTAGGACCTGATTATCAAGCTTTCTCAACCGCCATAGAAACTCGTTCTACCCTTCCTACATTCTCTGAGCTAAAGCCTTTGCTTCTCAATCATGAGATTCGTCTTACCCAATACAATCAACCCATACCAGACTCTACTCCTTCCACCGCCTTCTATGGTTCCActttttcgtcttcttcttccacaaACTTTTCCCCTTCTCGTGGTGGTTACAACTCTTTCAGAGGTGGCCGTGGTGGCAACAATGGCCGTGGTTATCGTGGTGGTGGTCGTGGTGCTGGTGGACGCGGACGAGGTAGTTACTTTGCACCTCCAACCTATTCGTTTGGTAATCAATTCCAACAGTAGCAGTCCATACTTGGTGCTCCTCCGCAGCATTCCATCCTTGGTGCTCCTCCTTCACAACTTTCAGGAACCAAATGTCAGATTTGTGAATCTAAAGCGCACAATGCATTAACTTGTGGAAACAGATTCAATCATGTGTTCCAAGCTCGTGACCTTCCTCAGTCATTTGCTGCTATGCAACTTCAAGCTACACCATTTGATCAACATTGGTATGCTGATACAGGGGCCACAAATCACATGACGGTTGATCCCAACCTGCTTACTGCTCCGACTGCCTACTCTGGTTCCAATAATGTTATGGTTGGTAATGGTAACCTTCTGCCCATTACTTCTACTGGAAATGCTTTGATCACAACGCCACATAGATCCATATCTTTAAATCGAGTTTTTCATGTGCCTTTAATTGCAAAAAATCTTATTTTCGAATCTCAATTAACTCGAGATTATAGTGTTTCTGTGTGTTTTGATCGATTCAGTTATTCTGTTAAGGATCGACAAACGGGGAAACTTCTACTCACCGGACCCAGTAATGGTGGTCTGTACTCCATTCGTCCTACCACTTCTTCCACATCTTCATCCACAGTTGCTTCTCATAGTCATGTTGCTACTCTTTCCACTTTTCAGTTATGGCATAGGCGTCTTGGTCATCTGCACAATCGAAGTCTCTCCAACTTAGCTTCTCAGAAGTTAGTTTCAGTACCTTCAATTCTTAGGTACACTTTATGTAATAGTTAttgtaatattaagattgcggtaaatacggattcgatgctcggacttgaatagatttaaaaacaaaaatatgtacaaaattgtcacaagatcaagaggaaccaagactcaggattccaatgtgtttcatattcaagtggctcagaaaataatcctaggcgattatagctcaaaataaaacaagtattaactctatctttgccaaattagattccataaaatattacttgtatattataagcatggcacatcaagaatccctaggactaagcatgttccatcaaacaaaatcacaagtaattaattgaaatcataaatcaattaaaatcggtgcaaaaagtgaattaagaattatttaaataaccacatggctgaaaaacaacttcctccatcatcccagtattggggtttagctactcatgataatcatgttctcaaaatacatacttgatgctcaaaatatgattaaaagagtgaaaaatataatacagtgaaactacgaccctctttaagcgtccataaaagaacgataccttagcgctgctgttgataagcgacgctggtgttctgctgttgaagaacgacgaaggtctactgctgctagcactgttgaagaacgacggtcctggagggtccgttcttcgtcttcttctccctcctcgagcagcagcaggaagctttcctgcagcttcctgttcttcgtcttccagcctctctgctgcgtctctgtggtctctaaactttcccaaacttcttgataaaactttctctcacttcccaccagcctttatataccaatagggtccaaataactcgattaaatccgagtttatctcccttttttcttcacgtgcagttgagagataaatctcttttctgttgctttgtacgcgtcttctggcaatttcttacgctccaaacttctcctaatccttaaacaagactagatacactttacttcaacgtaaaactctcccagaatctctaaaaatatatttgaaaacttcacagagaacacgtattctgtttggactttgatcgcttctcccagccattccagcccaagttgatcgataaaatcacttgcatacgatctgtttattcttaacaggcctagcccaattgatttcagggatttaatctccctcaaaactgcccagaaatccaacagagaattatcagacgtgaacttagttttcccgccaaattccattatttgaactttgaatgtggtgtccccttaaccagacctggtgtccctttagcagctgcttggaaatgggtcaccccttagtaattaggttaccccttatccaaaatcaagggtccatatagcaagtttcctctggggcattttccgcacttttttcggggttcctccggggtatttctggggtacttccggtacacttctggggcgcttccggcactctatcaatggaggttcaaacgccgcattttcatccaatttcgccgcaaatccttattcttctgaaaacacctacaaatatataaaataaccaaataagtacaaaaatgggtgctaacactatatacaattgagatatattagacacataaatgcgtctatcaaatacccccaaacttattatttgctagtcccgagcaaatcaaaactacaaaataaaatcctaactcactgtcgcaggcatcgtcgattgcatttagcgtatgcaataagcctttaaacccctaggtggccctagtggccgagttatagtctcgggagggcttaccagagatatacccacaaaacctgtactccagaccttagctatctacgcagaaccttggaaggcactaaagaatctccttggttggcatacttattgactacaggaagaagtaccctgatgcgaaattccaattgctgtacacgagtttgcactcaagcatactaaaattcatataaagtgacagagctctactcagatagttgcactatggacatcatattcggagtcaaaactaatcacatggttagatcaagaagatggatatagaaaacatagatggttttgatgtttactaagtgaacgacgtttcccatatctgtctgaaggcctccgccaaaatgaacctatcctaatggattgagatactagtctgactaatatcaacacattggcatatacaagggtaccagtggtcgataacctaactctaggtcaacacaactggcatatacaagggtaccagtggtcgactttattgaatttattccttttggtcaaatggtctggtctcaatttctttcttctttcattttttttttttttttttttttttttttttttttttttttttttttttttttttttttttttttttttttttttttttttttttttttttttttttttttttttttttttttttttttttttttttttcatggtatctcaatcactctaattcaccctagcattggtaacaacttgaatcgtgggccccacctatcacttagagaaacatagtttaaaaaaaaataaaataaaaatagaagtgaaaaggactcaacgagatatggtgaaactatcatgttatttctaacacctgagctctgtgcttttatgaatagactctttagatgtttccatctaatcagattggttcctcaaactcctacaatcaaaatgcttccatccacttagattagttagtgcaatcctcaataggcataaatttctaggctctggagtttatttattgcaactaaaaagtttctcccatacccccaaacttaaacctaacattgtcctcaatgttctaaagataaaattaaaaacatgaagaaggagaaactattaccattcgaagaaaaagagttaaggaaagatattacctggttgcatgagtttgggttacctcccaagaagtgctaagtttaaagtcttcagccagacatagaaaaggtttagtcaactcgaaccgtataacaatagccggaataactgtaggtctttaaaaccaaaaagagctgacaaaaggaaactgcagtgaaccaagaaaatgtacaagactagcatgcccttacctagtttctggataactatcgctaattgcggttcaggttcaggttctatgaaggggtctaaatagactatttttctcggatgcatttcctcataggtaggattcaaattattaggtcctagagtctggaaaaactcagataagaacctggaatcacaaaataacctaaataatttaggatcctctaagtcaattaggtatgacttacatagttgaccacagtcagagtagtggtcattctgaagcaaatgtgtcgattctaatttcctaaagtacttaggcttagtcttagaacttaataagtgacacatttgaaatctaaacgttcccacagttggaagaaaactatttggtgagaaaacaaagtcaatctggggatcatagcctgggcaaaccacatcaaccagaggatgggtttctaacgactgaacttcttcctggacatcattaggctcgggaaaacgagtatgaaggtaatcttgtaaaatggttgaggcacatatatcaagtcctaagtgtgaggactttctgagagttaaaggtaaggcactagggaagtgataatcacccccaaacttagagttttcagtgtctctagatacaccactaattatttcttgaatttccgtatcttcagagttcttaaaatattcaagagattcttctaagttattatcaggtagtgcatctttactcatatctacgggtctatcttcttcttccaagactattgtttctaagtcgctagactctaaaacagtattttcgaaatgaacccgttcctctaaaccactatcggcttcgtaatcaaaaggaaaaactacatcgtctaaaacgatagtatccctaatcaaatcctcgtccttttgaataggtgaataatcataaaaattatttggatttgaactagaaataatataatcactatacagctcaattggattactagattcctgatcactatgcccacatatttcagattcttcatcactattatccccatcatcataatagtacgaagatgattgaaccttatctaaataagtagtgttaccaattataacctcgttatcttgattatgtgaaaaagtatcttcattctcaagggtattattggatacactatattggcaattcaagttatttcgagcaatactttcgttcgtctctaactcaagtctacgtgtcgactcagctatcctctcaagggtctcttccaaagaaagttcccttagtgtaggatctaagttttgagttaatctattgaggatatcttctacagattcagttgttgttgcagttctttcgtccatatctacgttattcacctcatctaatttatacgtcgattcagctaactgacgtgatgactcagctaaattcctaagagtctcttctagagaaggaataggaactgaaggatcataataaggactacttttcaatagtttgattgtatcctctagatacgaagaactagtactataatcttcttgctcgtatgactgatgcgcgtgcggatagtaattgggatcaccatggtatgaaccataaccttgaaaaggttggcgtccccaaccactattctcactatggtcataatactgatgatgtccatattcaaattcaggtcgatattcattgtattggcttctatcataccagttcgacattcttaattgcaggggaattctacgcaatcacaaacaagtccgactcgaccaaatcaaacctatagaatctagcaaacaaaaagcatgatggctccacttagattgttttctagaccagcttctattccttcgaaaaggaattcgttacaatttgagcacacccctctggaatcaatccgagctaatgtaagttgaatcgaggcgagggaagctcagtggagctttgatacccaaggcctcaccgctatcacaaggcggcgcagtcacgcattcaactcacagaaaccatcatgaacttttaaatatgcttaaagagcaaccaatatttttcgaacgagtttcctattaagctcgttaccctattggtctcgttctattcaaaattttaggcttaggttcgcgtttggtttcgttttcctaaggcgggcaagaaggaaacggtgatgaaatccgagtccttatcttgtttaggccaggccttgcc
This DNA window, taken from Papaver somniferum cultivar HN1 chromosome 3, ASM357369v1, whole genome shotgun sequence, encodes the following:
- the LOC113361231 gene encoding small nuclear ribonucleoprotein E-like — encoded protein: MATTKVQRIMTQPINLIFRFLQSKAKIQIWLFEQKDIRIEGRIIGFDEYMNLVLDDAEEVNIKKNTRKSLGKILLKGDNITLMQNAGK